CGCTCCGCCGGGCAGCGGCCGAATCACCGTCACGTAGGTCGTGTCGCCGGGCCGCAGATGCCCCAGCGAGTCCGTCAATTCCTTCTGATTACGCACGCGCTTGTCGTCCACCGCGACGATCAGATCGCCGTCGCTGCCTAGCGCGCCCGATCGCTTGAGCAGCGGCAGCGCGACCAGCGCCAGCGGACCGAGTGCGCTGCCGGCGAGTCCGCCCACCACTCCTATCGCGCTCGGCGGCTGCTTGCCGCGCAGCCCCGCCTTGTCCGCCGGACTGCCCGGGTACACGCTCATCACTTCGAATCCATGCTCCTCCATGCCGAGGTAGCACTGCGTTGAATACTCGAGCGACGCGCCGAGATAAGGATGATGGTCGCCGTCGGGCTGCGGCCGAAAATTTCGATCGAGCGCCGCGAGCTCATCATGTTGTCGAAATTGCCGCGCGGTCGGAATCTCGTCGATCGTCGCGGGCGGCGTATCTGCCGATGGCTGCGGCTCGACCTCGAGCGTCTTGGGCTGCGATTGAAGCCCGCGAAGAATCTTATCGTCGTTCTCGAATTGGGATTCGAAAGTAGGCTTAGCGGGGTCCAGCGAATCTTCGCTGAAGCTGTCGGCGAGCGGGAGCAGCAGCATCACCAGCGTGCAACTTAAGACCAACGGCGCGGCGCGCATACCCGATCACCTCGCAGCTTGATGCTGTGAGATTAGGTTCGATTCCTCCTTGTCTCAAGAGCAAAAATGTCCCGCCTGAAATCCACACTTAATACCTCGCCCGCTTTGTTGCGGGAGAGGAAAGCCGAGGCGCGTTAGCGACGAGGTAGGTGAGGGTGCAGTCGGCGCGCCGAGAAAAGCCGGAAACGGATCCGGGATTCTTCGCTCCGGCAGCCTCCGCTCTGAATGACAGAAAAGGTCGCGTGCCGCGAGATCGCATCG
This genomic interval from Candidatus Binatus sp. contains the following:
- a CDS encoding PDZ domain-containing protein, whose amino-acid sequence is MRAAPLVLSCTLVMLLLPLADSFSEDSLDPAKPTFESQFENDDKILRGLQSQPKTLEVEPQPSADTPPATIDEIPTARQFRQHDELAALDRNFRPQPDGDHHPYLGASLEYSTQCYLGMEEHGFEVMSVYPGSPADKAGLRGKQPPSAIGVVGGLAGSALGPLALVALPLLKRSGALGSDGDLIVAVDDKRVRNQKELTDSLGHLRPGDTTYVTVIRPLPGGAHRTMRIAMHLDRETIANGPAPATAAAPATKSMPARASSPGAESAAN